A genomic region of Thunnus albacares chromosome 2, fThuAlb1.1, whole genome shotgun sequence contains the following coding sequences:
- the LOC122965363 gene encoding zinc finger protein 664-like, translated as MLLCQTNSLEMASVQCFREFLNERLTAAAEEILGVFEKTVVVYEEEIHRQRKLLDIVLKPEIKLHKKEISQSSVFYEGVLADQQLCNQERNFSLDQEDPEPPQIKEEQEELCTSLEGEQLVLKLGTDTLRPTCERNDHTEDQTLLLDLDQTQTAAETLTNVSVIVIKSESDREDLGVSEPNGDCHKSQDERGNHENANTDMKPENKFFKCLFCTEEFHDFLKLKVHLRTHTGEKRFKCDTCGKGFTQKALLRNHIITHTGARPFMCRVCGKEFNCQSNRVTHMKTHTGEKPHTCSTCGKSFCRGADLRRHNRTHTGEKPYSCVYCGKEFSYHSSLTNHIRVHTGEKPYKCIWCGKRFAVSTTLKIHTRVHTGEKPYKCNTCGKTFAHNTGLTLHNKIHAREKQQS; from the exons ATGTTATTATGTCAAACTAATTCCCTCGAAATGGCTTCAGTCCAGTGTTTTAGAGAGTTTCTCAACGAGCGActaacagctgctgctgaagaaataTTGGGGGTGTTTGAAAAAACTGTCGTTGTTTACGAGGAGGAGATCCATCGCCAGCGCAAACTGCTGGATATCGTTTTGAAGCCTGAGATAAAACTACACAAGAAAG AGATCTCACAGTCATCTGTCTTTTATGAAGGGGTTCTTgctgaccagcagctctgtaaCCAGGAGAGGAacttcagtctggaccaagagGACCCAGAACCTCCAcagattaaagaggaacaggaggaactctGCACCAGTCTGGAGGGAGAACAGCTGGTACTGAAACTGGGGACTGATACATTAAGGCCTACTTGTGAGAGAAATGACCACACTGAAGATCAGACTCTGCTTTTGGATCTCGACCAAACtcaaactgcagcagagacTCTGACCAATGTCTCTGTTATAgtaataaaatctgaatctgacaGAGAGGATTTAGGTGTATCAGAACCAAACGGCGACTGCCATAAAAGCCAAGATGAAAGAGGCAACCATGAGAATGCAAATACTGACatgaaaccagaaaacaaattCTTCAAATGTCTCTTTTGCACTGAAGAGTTTCATGATTTCTTGAAGTTAAAGGTTCACTTAAGGACCCACACTGGTGAAAAGCGTTTTAAATGTGACACTTGTGGGAAAGGATTCACTCAGAAGGCTCTGCTTAGGAACCACATAATAACTCACACAGGGGCAAGGCCctttatgtgcagagtttgtggAAAGGAGTTCAACTGTCAGTCAAACCGCGTCACTCATATGAAAACTCACACTGGCGAGAAGCCGCACACCTGCTCCACCTGCGGGAAAAGTTTCTGTCGTGGCGCAGACCTGAGGAGACACAACCGAACTCACACAGGCGAGAAGCCGTACAGTTGTGTCTACTGCGGGAAGGAGTTTTCTTACCACTCATCTCTCACGAATCACATCCGAGTGCATACGGGGGAGAAGCCTTATAAATGTATTTGGTGTGGGAAAAGATTTGCTGTCAGCACAACATTGAAAATACACACCAGAGTCCACACAGGGGAAAAGCCGTATAAATGTAACACTTGTGGGAAGACTTTTGCTCATAACACAGGACTGACGTTACACAACAAGATCCAtgcaagagaaaaacaacagagttGA
- the LOC122999940 gene encoding zinc finger protein 846-like isoform X11, with the protein METSSVYRVRNFVNERLTAAAEEIFRVFEKALSEYEEEIVRQRRLLDMVLQPVIKLQKTDPPQPSICKEGVPLNQERSASLDKEDLEPPQIKEEQEEPSQEEETFSLQQHTEALKLSPTYEGSDNNEDQTLLFVLAQTQSAVEKEPQSNSSGEQMKPEPDRKHSVVTEPNSDPDQHIKADKKFYPCAICGINFKMNTDLELHMRTHKGKKPYRCKFCNKEFAFSSSVSRHLRVHTGEKPYECLLCGKRFNVSTTLKVHYRIHTGERPYKCKTCERGFTTCSNLKKHVALHNRVAKSRPVKSCHCITDVMENHNEMV; encoded by the exons ATGGAAACGTCTTCTGTTTATCGTGTGAGAAACTTCGTCAACGAGCGACTAACCgctgctgctgaagaaataTTCCGAGTGTTTGAAAAAGCTTTATCAGAGTACGAGGAAGAGATCGTCCGTCAACGCAGACTGCTGGATATGGTCCTGCAGCCCGtcataaaactacaaaagaccg ATCCCCCACAGCCATCAATATGTAAAGAAGGGGTTCCTCTCAACCAGGAGAGGAGTGCCAGTCTGGACAAAGAAGACCTAGAACCTCCACAGATCAAAGAGGAACAAGAGGAACCCAGTCAGGAGGAGGAGACGTTTTCACTGCAGCAGCACACTGAAGCCTTGAAGTTGAGTCCTACTTATGAGGGAAGTGACAACAATGAAGATCAGACTCTGCTTTTTGTACTTGCCCAAACTCAGAGTGCAGTAGAGAAAGAACCTCAGTCCAACAGTTCAGGTGAACAGATGAAACCTGAACCTGACAGAAAACACTCTGTAGTCACAGAACCAAACAGTGATCCTGACCAGCATATTAAAGCAGACAAGAAGTTTTACCCGTGCGCTATTTGTGGAATAAATTTCAAAATGAATACAGACTTGGAACTGCACATGAGAACTCACAAAGGCAAGAAGCCTTACAGATGCAAGTTTTGCAATAAGGAGTTTGCTTTCAGCTCATCCGTGTCGAGGCATCTGCGGGTGCATACGGGGGAGAAGCCTTATGAATGTCTTTTGTGCGGGAAAAGATTTAATGTCAGCACAACCTTGAAAGTCCACTACAGAATTCATACGGGCGAAAGGCCTTATAAATGCAAGACTTGTGAAAGGGGTTTCACCACCTGCTCCAACCTGAAGAAGCATGTGGCTCTACATAATAGAGTTGCAAAGAGCAGACCTGTTAAAAGCTGTCACTGTATAACAGATGTTATGGAAAACCACAATGAAATGGTGTAG